In Gallus gallus isolate bGalGal1 chromosome Z, bGalGal1.mat.broiler.GRCg7b, whole genome shotgun sequence, one DNA window encodes the following:
- the LOC124417495 gene encoding uncharacterized protein LOC124417495 has protein sequence MSTAQCFVAERLPTMGRQEPHLLAREGSGENATPGKQPPAPCGPPNTAGLRKIKWEGCRGKANQPLICIVRTLLHAGCGHHGAVLRDSVKRCGFSWERTFLPCPREASPTVFFPPLGVSFRRTKESVTSKAARSYTLHRARLSQTRNELPGTCASRAAHSGSAASRGSRDARMSVHAAVIPGTRILQGRVCAPRCAPALCRQSVK, from the coding sequence ATGAGTACTGCACAGTGCTTCGTAGCAGAGCGGCTCCCCACCATGGGCCGACAAGAGCCGCATCTTCTCGCCAGGGAGGGGAGCGGGGAAAATGCTACTCCAGGAAAGCAGCCACCGGCCCCATGTGGACCCCCAAACACAGCGGGACTGCgtaaaataaaatgggaggGGTGTAGGGGGAAGGCAAATCAACCCCTCATTTGCATCGTGCGCACATTGCTGCACGCCGGTTGCGGCCATCACGGTGCTGTTCTCCGGGACTCGGTGAAAAGATGCGGCTTTTCGTGGGAAAGGACATTTCTCCCCTGTCCCCGAGAAGCATCACcgactgttttctttccccctctaGGTGTTTCATTCAGACGTACAAAAGAAAGCGTCACATCTAAGGCTGCGCGGAGCTACACACTGCACCGTGCTCGACTCAGTCAAACCCGAAACGAGCTGCCAGGAACGTGCGCGTCCCGCGCAGCGCACTCGGGCAGCGCTGCATCTCGCGGATCGAGGGATGCACGTATGTCTGTGCACGCAGCTGTGATCCCGGGTACCCGGATCCTGCAGGGACGGGTGTGCGCGCCTCGGTGCGCGCCCGCATTGTGTCGACAAAGTGTGAAATAA
- the LOC112530550 gene encoding uncharacterized protein LOC112530550 gives MEEQSPTSGKDEAHPARPRSSPLLPKQPKWLSGGGSYASPSSKLVSPGGPCSQESGGLPPSPFPTPGPDPVGAAAPAARGRAAAVALSMVLGPPERRGHRRSPEGTAGGRIWATRMGLREVAGIRGCDHGSGVG, from the coding sequence TGAAGCGCACCCAGCGAGACCCCGTTCCAGCCCTCTCCTCCCGAAGCAGCCCAAGTGGCTCTCAGGTGGGGGATCCTACGCTTCCCCTTCTTCGAAACTTGTCTCCCCTGGGGGTCCCTGTTCGCAGGAGAGCGGGGGGCTCCCGCCGAGCCCTTTCCCCACCCCTGGGCCGGATCCCGTAGGAGCGGCGGCGCCCGCAGCCCGTGGCCGTGCCGCGGCGGTGGCGCTGTCCATGGTGCTGGGTCCGCCCGAGCGCCGCGGGCACCGGCGGAGCCCCGAGGGGACGGCGGGGGGCAGGATCTGGGCAACGCGGATGGGGCTGCGGGAGGTCGCGGGGATACGTGGCTGTGACCACGGAAGCGGCGTCGGGTAA